In a single window of the Acyrthosiphon pisum isolate AL4f chromosome X, pea_aphid_22Mar2018_4r6ur, whole genome shotgun sequence genome:
- the LOC103308546 gene encoding uncharacterized protein LOC103308546, with product MNGTTFFEWFVKIIPLLKDKAVIVMDNASYHSVRKDPTPVRSWKKQEIIDWLESKGEVVIQPIVKAVLLEKVKKIKSEHEKYVIDEYAKENDKIVLRLPPYHCELNPIELAWSSVKHYVRSLNNTFKIKDVQELLKQGVEHVTPEMWANFVKHVIKEEDKFWKIDFITDEILDEEPEGEQHILTIGTGDTSGSDLDSE from the coding sequence ATGAATGGTACTACATTTTTTGAATGGTTCGTTAAAATTATACCGTTACTTAAAGATAAGGCAGTCATTGTAATGGACAATGCATCATACCATTCTGTAAGAAAAGATCCAACTCCAGTGAGGTCGTGGAAAAAACAGGAAATTATAGACTGGCTAGAAAGTAAAGGCGAGGTCGTTATACAACCAATAGTAAAGGCGGTATTGttagaaaaagtaaaaaaaatcaaatcggaACACGAAAAATATGTAATCGACGAGTACGCGAAAGAAAATGACAAAATCGTTTTAAGATTGCCTCCATACCACTGCGAGCTGAACCCAATAGAGCTCGCGTGGTCATCCGTTAAACATTATGTCCGGTCgcttaacaatacatttaaaataaaagacgTACAAGAATTGTTAAAACAAGGTGTAGAACACGTAACACCAGAAATGTGGGCCAATTTTGTTAAACACGTCATAAAGGAAGAAGATAAATTTTGGAAAATCGACTTCATCACAGATGAAATATTGGATGAAGAACCTGAAGGAGAACAACACATCTTAACAATAGGAACAGGTGATACCAGTGGTTCTGATTTAGACTCTGAatga
- the LOC103308547 gene encoding uncharacterized protein LOC103308547, with translation MHNWGDIWTLSDANTDNPNASADNPNASANSNPTQMNANADSLPHPLAATDVSTVMPLDINAFASVRLPGFWRHSPQQWFTHAEAIFHNQRVRSDLSRVNHVLAALDEDGVRTIGDLLGADVQYSAVKSRLITAYDVPQATRFRSIIQHGGMGDRRPSQMLRDMRSALPNGIGESTLKEFWLQKLPPTILAIVSGLDGSLESLAERADRVADASAGHDLSAVSHEPDRLHSMENAISALTAQIAALVSTQSTQHRPSRSQDRSRAKSRNRSKSRTGRSHNDAWCFYHNVYGTEARKCRDPCSYESEN, from the coding sequence ATGCATAATTGGGGAGATATTTGGACTCTCAGCGACGCGAATACCGATAATCCGAACGCGAGTGCCGATAATCCGAACGCGAGTGCGAACTCTAACCCCACACAGATGAACGCAAACGCCGACAGCTTACCGCATCCTCTCGCGGCCACCGACGTTTCAACAGTAATGCCGTTAGACATAAACGCATTCGCATCCGTACGATTACCCGGATTTTGGCGACACTCTCCGCAGCAGTGGTTTACACACGCGGAAGCGATCTTCCACAATCAACGCGTTAGGTCCGATCTGTCACGCGTAAACCACGTGCTCGCTGCACTTGACGAAGATGGTGTTCGCACCATCGGAGATTTACTCGGCGCCGACGTTCAATATTCCGCAGTAAAAAGTCGACTTATTACCGCGTACGATGTCCCTCAAGCCACTCGTTTCCGTTCAATCATTCAACACGGAGGCATGGGCGACCGACGTCCTTCACAAATGTTACGCGACATGCGTAGCGCGTTACCAAACGGAATCGGCGAGTCGACGTTAAAAGAGTTTTGGCTCCAGAAACTCCCGCCAACTATCCTCGCCATCGTTTCCGGTCTCGACGGTTCACTGGAGTCACTGGCCGAACGTGCCGACCGAGTCGCGGATGCAAGCGCCGGTCATGATTTATCCGCCGTGTCGCATGAACCTGATCGCCTCCACTCAATGGAGAACGCGATTTCAGCGCTCACCGCACAGATTGCGGCGTTAGTGTCGACACAGTCCACGCAACACCGACCGTCTCGCAGCCAGGACAGATCGCGAGCAAAATCGCGCAACCGCTCCAAGTCCCGCACAGGCCGCTCACACAACGACGCATGGTGTTTTTACCACAATGTCTACGGTACCGAAGCACGGAAATGCCGGGACCCATGCTCGTACGAGTCGGAAAACTAA
- the LOC115033111 gene encoding uncharacterized protein LOC115033111: MDPIDIPSPKKKNPCGKFIGTGQKQIIINLYKDIVNQQPENPDSPRLKYKEMLLKISKATGIGQRTVQTTLAEYKNKGTVTSPNKKKNRPTIIEKVDDFDKNAIRQKIHSFWLNREVPTIAKMLTAINEDETLPDLKR, translated from the exons ATGGATCCTATTGATATTCCTTCacctaagaaaaaaaatccttGTGGAAAG TTTATTGGTACTggtcaaaaacaaataataatcaatctGTACAAAGATATAGTTAATCAACAACCCGAAAATCCTGACAGCCCCCGATTGAAGTACAAAGAAatgcttttgaaaatttcaaaagcaACCGGTATTGGTCAACGTACAGTTCAGACAACTTTGGccgaatataaaaataaaggtacTGTAACATCGCCCAATAAGAAGAAAAATAGACCTACGATTATTGAAAAAGTGGACGATTTTGACAAAAACGCAATAAGGCAAAAAATCCATAGTTTTTGGCTCAATCGTGAAGTGCCCACAATTGCAAAGATGTTGACTGCCATAAATGAAGATGAGACACTACCAGATCTAAAACGTTAa